The Planctomycetota bacterium genomic sequence GCATCGTCCGTCGCTTGACGAGCGCGTTCAGCAACAGCCTTGCGTTTCGGCGCGTGAGACGATGGTGCTCGCGAGCGCGCTCGATCGTCCGGCAGAGCTGCACGCGAGGACGTTCGGGGTCATCGCCCGGCTGCAGCTCTGACTTGTCGAGATAGTCGCCCGCGCCGAGTCGTATGAGTTCCGCGGCCAGGGCAATGCTTCCGGCACCGGTGAGCACAACGACCGGACATGGCGTGGTTCCGACAAATTGCGGTTGTCTTCGCGACTCTTGAGTGAGCCACTGCAGGAACTCCGCTGCCGAGCCATCGGGCAGATGGTTGTCGAGGATCAACAGGTCAAAACGGCTCGCGTCGACCGCCCTGCCGCCCTCTGCCAGCGTCCCGACGCGCTCGACGTGGCAGTCGGACGTTGCACGGAGCAAACGTTCCAGCAGCTTGGCGTCTTCGTCCGAGTCCTCGATGAGCAGGACCGCCTCGCTAGGCGGTGCTTCGTGTAGCTCGTCGCTGCCGCGGGGCATGGGGCAAGGAAGTCTACGAGCAACAAGCGATCGTCGCGGGCGAGCTAGCCCTCGAGCGTGAACCAGACGGTCGTGCCCTGCTCGCCGTCGGGTCGGCCGGTGATCCACATCCGACCTCCATGCCGCTCGACCGCCTGCTTCGAGATCGTCAGCCCTGCACCAGAGCCACCCCCGAACGCGTCGCGCGAGTGGAGGCGTCGGAAGATGCGAAAGACGTCTTCCCGCTGAGCGACCGGAATGCCAATGCCGTTGTCCCGAACAAAAAACACATGGCGGCCTCCAACCGCATTCGCCTCGGCACGAGCCGAGTCGGTATCCGCAGCGGCGATCGCTGCCGCGCGTTTGACTCGACCGATCTCGATGATGGGGTCCACGTCGGACACGTACTTCATCGCGTTGACCACCAAGTTCTGCACGACTTCGTACACGCGCTCTCGGTCGGCCCGGATGTTCGGCAGCACGTCCGCAACCTGGACTGTCGCGTTGGTCTCGCGAATGCGGACGTCGAGCGTCTCCACAACCTCACTCACGACCTCTCGGTAAGAGAACGATGCACGCCGCAATCGGCTCTGCCCGAGCTTCGCGTAGCGGAGCAGGCTCGACATCAGGCCGTCGGTTCGGACCGTCAGCTTCTGGATTGTCTTGAGTCGATCAAGGACCTCGGAGTCGAGTTGCTCGCCGAAGTCTTCGAGCGTGAAGCTCGCCAGCGAGTTGATACCGCGGATCGGCTCGCGCAAATCGTGCCCCGCCGCGTAGGCAAAGCGTGTCAGTTCGGAGTTGCTGACTTCCAGCTGCTCGTTGAGCGATGTCAGGTCCTCAAAGTGGCGAACGACGATGTCGACCAGGGCGCGGCGCAGCTCGCGAACGCTCGCAACGTCCTCGGGCGACCAAGGCTCACTTCGGCCGCGGACCTCTTCCTGCCAGCGGTCGAAGCTCTTCCGTGGAGAAAGCCTGCCTTCGATATCGCGGGTCGCCTTGTTGTTTGGGTCGCCGCCCCAATTGACCGTGTGAACCTGCTCTGGCCGAACCCAGACCAGCAACGTGCCATCCGTCGAGAGCGGCATCGCGAGGACGCCGCTTGCGAGCTGCCGCACCTCCTCTTCATCGGCGAGGCTTGGCTCTTCGAGCGTGAGGCGATCGGTGACGAAGATCGCATCGTCGCCCACCGCAGCCGCGACCTTCGATCGAGCGTGGACGGCAATCGCACGCAGGGCTTTGTCCGAAGGGACACTCCCCGTCGACACGATGCCGCTGCTGCCCACAGCCGCGGCACCGGCGGCATCGACGAGGCGGAGGATCGACGCGTCGTCCCGGAGCAAAGCCTCTGTCAACTTCACGCTCTTTTCCAACGCCGCATTCGTCACGCTGATGACCGCCTGCTGAATCCCGCGACGCTTCGCAAGCAAATCGCTCTGCTGCCGAATCCGCCGCATCGCGATCGTCGAGCTGACCTGTCGGCCGATGAGTTCGCACACGCTGAGCCGCGCAGCGTCCATCAGCCTCGGTCCGCCGTAGTGATGGCACGCCACCAAACCCCACAGTCGCTCGGGCCCACTTTCGGCGTGGCGCTGATCCGGAAGGCTGATCGTGAGCGTCGCTGAGACGCCCATGTTCTGCAGGTACTCGATGTGGATTGGCGACACGCTTCGCAGCAACGCGTTGGACAAGTCCAGCTTCGACCGTCCCTCAACCTCATGGCCGATCAGTGGCACGGGGGCGTAACCCATGTCCGGGATGAGTCGGATCCAGTTCTGCAGGTAGAGCCGATGTGCCTGACGCGGAATGTCGGTCGCCGGATAGTTGAGGCCGAGGAAGCTGCCAAGTTCCTCCTCTTTACCTGGTGAAATTGCCTCGGCGATGATCGATCCGTTGAGCTCTTCGTCAAAGCGATAGATCATCGCTCGGTCGAAGCCGGTCACCCGCTGAACCTGCCTCGCGACTGCCTGGAAAAGGCCGATGTCGTCGCGGGCACTCTGGACGCTCATCATGAGTGTCCGCAGCTCATCGATCGCGAGCGACGCATCGACCCCGCCGGACCGGTCGCTCACGATCAACTCGACGATGACAAGACCGTCGGGGTCGTCCGAAGTGCAGTGAGCGAGCACGTCCATCGGCTGGTCGTGCAGGACAAGTTCGCCAAGTCGGACGGGCGAGGTGCTCCGGATCGCCCGGTCGAGGTCGACGTCGCCGACGAGCAAGTCTGCGATGTCGCGGCCGACGACTTCCTGCTGACCCAGGATCGTCATCGCGTTGGCCGATGCTTGTCGGACCAGACCGTTTCTTTCGACAGCCAGCAAAATGCCATGCGGCTGGATGAGGCCCGGAACGTGGATCGGCTCGCGGTCACACTCCTCGAGTGTCAACTCTTCGTGTCGCGTCAGGACCTCGGAATTCGGTACCACGTCGAAGAATCGTACGAAAATCGCAGTTCCAGTTCACGCCCGCATGCGTCGCTCGACCTGCTCGAACAACCAGACAGCAGCCGCGGTCTCGGCATCGTTGGCGGGTGATTGAGCCAGTGTCTCCTTCAGCTCGGGCCAAGCCTCGGTCGGCTTGGCGGCGGCGAGGTACTGCATCGGCCAGTCGGCGTGACGTTTGCGGAGGTCGCTCAACATCGCCGCCGAGCCCATCCGGCTGCCGGTCATCACGTACAACTCACCCAGGCGGCCCGCATCCGAGTCGGCGGCAGGAAGGTCCTCGCGTGGCACTTTGGGAAGCTGATCGAGATCGGCTTCGAGTCGCTCCAGCAACTCGCCTGACGTCGCTTGCCCTCGAGCTGCCAGCCGCCCGTGTCCTGCGGCCATTGCTGCCAGAAACCGTGCGTAGGCCTCGCGATTGAAGGTCGGGTCGAGGTCGTGCAGTCGATCGTGGATCGGCCGCGTCGCCTGGCGAAGCTGGTCGAGGAGCGAGTCCGGCACCGGGAAACGGTACGACGCGTCAGAAGCTGAATCGCAGCTCGAGC encodes the following:
- a CDS encoding ATP-binding protein, translated to MVPNSEVLTRHEELTLEECDREPIHVPGLIQPHGILLAVERNGLVRQASANAMTILGQQEVVGRDIADLLVGDVDLDRAIRSTSPVRLGELVLHDQPMDVLAHCTSDDPDGLVIVELIVSDRSGGVDASLAIDELRTLMMSVQSARDDIGLFQAVARQVQRVTGFDRAMIYRFDEELNGSIIAEAISPGKEEELGSFLGLNYPATDIPRQAHRLYLQNWIRLIPDMGYAPVPLIGHEVEGRSKLDLSNALLRSVSPIHIEYLQNMGVSATLTISLPDQRHAESGPERLWGLVACHHYGGPRLMDAARLSVCELIGRQVSSTIAMRRIRQQSDLLAKRRGIQQAVISVTNAALEKSVKLTEALLRDDASILRLVDAAGAAAVGSSGIVSTGSVPSDKALRAIAVHARSKVAAAVGDDAIFVTDRLTLEEPSLADEEEVRQLASGVLAMPLSTDGTLLVWVRPEQVHTVNWGGDPNNKATRDIEGRLSPRKSFDRWQEEVRGRSEPWSPEDVASVRELRRALVDIVVRHFEDLTSLNEQLEVSNSELTRFAYAAGHDLREPIRGINSLASFTLEDFGEQLDSEVLDRLKTIQKLTVRTDGLMSSLLRYAKLGQSRLRRASFSYREVVSEVVETLDVRIRETNATVQVADVLPNIRADRERVYEVVQNLVVNAMKYVSDVDPIIEIGRVKRAAAIAAADTDSARAEANAVGGRHVFFVRDNGIGIPVAQREDVFRIFRRLHSRDAFGGGSGAGLTISKQAVERHGGRMWITGRPDGEQGTTVWFTLEG
- a CDS encoding biliverdin-producing heme oxygenase gives rise to the protein MPDSLLDQLRQATRPIHDRLHDLDPTFNREAYARFLAAMAAGHGRLAARGQATSGELLERLEADLDQLPKVPREDLPAADSDAGRLGELYVMTGSRMGSAAMLSDLRKRHADWPMQYLAAAKPTEAWPELKETLAQSPANDAETAAAVWLFEQVERRMRA